The following nucleotide sequence is from Streptomyces leeuwenhoekii.
CGGCCTGGAGGTGCGGGACATCGAGGCGCACGAGGCGCCCACCTTCGGGGCGGCCCTGCGCCGCTGGCTGGTCTACAGCGTCCCCGGCCTGCTCGCCGTGGGCCTCGTCGGCGTCCTGTGGTGCCTGTTCGACCGGCCCTGGCGCCAGTGCTGGCACGACAAGGCCGCGCGTACGTTCGTCGCGGGCTGAGTCCCCGGCCCGGCCGGATCGAGGACCGCCTCCGGGGAGCGGCCGTCCCGGTGCGGTACCCCGGACGGCCGCTCGCCGGATGCGCGGCGGGGGCGTTCGCGGTCGACTCGGGCCATGAGCAGCGCACCGCCCCCCGGCTCCGGTCAGCAGCCGCCGGACGACGACCCGTTCAGGAAGCAGCCCCCGCCGCCCGGCCCGGGCGGCCCCGGTTCCGGCTCGCCGTACGACACCCCGTACGGCGGCGGGGACCGGCCCCCGCCCTACCCCGGCGGCCCCGAGGGCGGCGGTGGCCCCTACGGCGGCGGTGGCCCCTACGGCGGCGGTGGCGGTGATCCGTACGGGGGCGGCCCTCCCGGCGATCCGCTCGCCGGCATGCCCCCGCTCGCCGACAGCGGCAAGCGCACGCTCGCGCGGATCGTCGACATGATCCTGGTGGGCGCCGTGGTGTGGCTGCTGAGCTGGGGGCTGAACGTCGACGCGTACCGGGTCGACGACGAGCAGGCGGGCGTCGGGATGTCCTTCGGGCAGTCGCTGATCGCCGCCGTGCTCTACATCGCGTACGACACCTTCATGACCGCGCGGACGGGGCAGACCCTCGGCAAGAAGTGGCTGGGCCTGCGGGTGGCCAACCTGGACGACGGCGCCACGCCGTCGGTGCAGACCTCGATGCTGCGCGCGGCGGTGCTGTGGGTCCCGTTCGCGTTCTGCTGCGCCTGCGTCTGGACGATCGTCTCCGGCGGATGGAGCTTCTTCGACAAGCCCTACAAGCAGGGCCTGCACGACAAGGCCGCCAAGACGGTGGTGGTCAGCACGCGCTGACGGTCAGGAGGCCGCGCGCTCCCGCACCGGCTCGTCCGCCTCGCGGGGGACCGGGGCGGCCCGCCCGGCCGGCACCGCCCGCGGGGCGGCGGGCCGGGCCGCCGCGTTCCCGCGCGTCCTGGGCAGGGGGACCGTCAGCGCGACGAGCACGCCCAGGCCGAGTGCGACGACGGCGGTGACGGCGATGGCCGCCACCGACGCGTCCGTCCCGTCCGAGCCGGTCCGTGACAGCAGCAGCATGGCGAGCGTCGAGAAGACCACGGTGCACGAACCGCAGGCGCGCTGTGCGGCGTTCGGACGGGGCATGGCCATCGTGTCCTCGGAAGGGGGGGCGGGGGGAAGGACGGGCTGTCGGCCTGGCTCTCCGGGGGTCTTCCGGGCGTTGTGCCGATCGACTGTCAGCGGCTGCCCGCCCGAGACGATCGAACAGTAAGCGTGACCTGACCGACAGTGCCGGTGCGCGGGGGGCGCATCGAGTCATCCGTCCGCAAAGCGGACAGCGACTCCGCATAGTGCACTTGATCTGCTCAAGTCAAGGTCTGTCTTTTCCCGCGAACGTCTAGTCAAATGACGTCACTTGACTACACGCGTTGATCACGCGTGCGCGGACCCGTCATGTCCAGGGCCACTCCTTCCGCGCACGCGGGCGCGGGGGAGGAACTCAAGTGACCAGCAGACCCCGGACGTTCCGGGCGGCGGCGACCGCCGTCGTCCTCGCCGCGGCCACCGCGACGCTCACCGCCGCGCCGGTGGCGCAGGCCGACCCGGCCGCCCGGCCGGCCGCCGTGGACCGGCAGGACCCGCACCCCGCCGAGGGGATGGAGTCGCACGACCTCGACGGCCCGCTCAGCAAGACCCAGGAGGCCCAGCGCCAAGAGGCCCTGGATCAGGTCATATCCGGCAAGGCCGCGGTCAGGGAACGCGAGGGCTCCAAGGTCGTCCAGCTCAAGGGCGGCAAGGGCGCCGGAAAGTACGTCGAGCTCGGCCGGGAGAAGACCGACCGGATCTTCACCATCCTGGTCGAGTTCGGCGACCGGACGGACAGCCGCTACGGCGGCGGCCCCGGCCCGCTGCACAACCAGATCGCCGCGCCGGACCGCACCGGGGACAACTCCACGGCCTGGCAGGCGGACTACGACCGCGAGCACTACGAGGACCTGTACTTCGGCACCGGCGACGGCGTCGAGTCCGTCAAGAAGTACTACGAGAAGCAGTCCTCGGGCCGCTACTCGGTCGAGGGCGAGGTCTCCGACTGGGTCAAGGTCCCCTACAACGAGGCCCGTTACGGCAACAACGCCTGCGGCTCCACCAACTGCCCCAGCGTCTGGAACGTCGTCAGCGACGGCCTGACCGCCTGGGTCGCCCAGCAGAAGGCGGCCGGCCGCACCGACGCCGACATCAAGGCGGACGTCGCGAAGTTCGACGAGTGGGACCGCTACGACTTCGACGGCGACGGCGACTTCAACGAGCCCGACGGCTACATCGACCACTTCCAGATCGTGCACGCCGGCGAGGACGAGTCCGCGGGCGGCGGCGCGCAGGGCGAGGACGCCATCTGGGCCCACCGCTGGTACGCCTTCGGCACCGACGCCGGCGCCACCGGCCCCGCGCAGAACAAGCTGGGCGGGGCGCAGATCGGTGACACCGGTGTCTGGGTGGGTGACTACACCATCCAGCCGGAGAACGGCGGTCTGGGCGTCTTCGCCCACGAGTACGGCCACGACCTCGGCCTGCCGGACCACTACGACACCGCCGGCGGCGACAACTCCACCGGCTTCTGGACGCTGATGTCCGCCGGTTCCTGGCTCGGCACCGGCCGCGACGAGATCGGCGACCTGCCGGGCGACATGACGGCCTGGGACAAGCTCCAGCTCGGCTGGCTGGACTACGACACGGCCAGGGCCGCGACGCCGTCACGGCACAAGCTGGGCGTGGCCGAGTACAACACCAAGGACAAGCAGGCGCTCGTCGTCGAGCTCCCGGACAAGGCGGTCACCACCGAGATCGTCACCCCGGCCCAGGGCCGGACCCAGTGGTGGAGCGGCAGCGGCGACAACCTCAAGAACACGCTGACCCGTTCCGTCGACCTCACCGGCAGGACGTCCGCCGCCCTCTCGCTGGACGGCTGGTACGACATCGAGGCGAACTACGACTACCTGTACGCGGAGGTCTCCACCGACGGCGGCGCCGTCTGGACCGCCCTGGACGGCACCGCGGACGGTGAGGCGCTCCCGCGCGACGGCAGCGGCAAGCCGGCGCTGACCGGCAGCACCGGCACCCACCGGAAGCTCGTGTACCCCCTCGACGCCTACGCGGGCAAGAAGATCGACCTGCGCTTCCGCTACCAGACCGACGGCGGCGTCGCCCTCAAGGGCTTCGCGGCCGACCGGATCACGGTGACGGCGGACGGCGGGACCCTCTTCGCCGACGACGCCGAGAGCGCGGACGCGGCCTGGACGGCGAGCGGCTTCTCCCGCGTCGGCGCGTCCTTCACCAAGGACTACGCGCAGTACTACATCGCCGAGAACCGCCAGTACGTGTCGTACGACAAGACGCTGAAGACCGGGCCGTACAACTTCGGCTTCGCGTCGCGCCCGGACTGGGTGGAGCACTACCCGTACCAGAACGGCCTGCTGATCTGGAAGTGGGACACCTCCCAGGCGGACAACAACACCAGCGTCCACCCGGGCACCGGCCTGGTGCTGCCCGTCGACTCCCACCCGGAGGCGCTGCGGTGGTCCGACGGCACGCTGATGCGCAACCGCGTCCAGACGTACGACTCGCCGTTCAGCCTCTCCCGCACGGACGGCATCACCCTGCACAGGGCGGACGTCGCCACCCGCGTCCCGTCCTCCAAGGGCGTGCCGGTCTTCGACGACCACGTGAACGACTACTACGACGAGTCCAACCCCACCGGCGGTGTCCGGGTCACTGACACCAACACCAAGATCAAGATCGTCAAGGAGGCCAGGAACGGCTCCACGATCTCCCTGGAGGTCGGGCCCGCGGTGAAGTAGCCCGCGTCCGCGCAGGTCACAGCACGATCGGCGGCGACCCCCTGGCGGGTCGCCGCCGATCCGTGTTTAGGTGCGTCCTATGACTCTCTTATTGACACCGGTCGGGACACCGGCCGACACGGGGGTGTGACCGCATGGCCGCAGGAGGTTTCTGCAAGCTGCCGAACGGCTCGGTGGTGGTGGCGCTCAACCTCCCCAGCCCCGCCGCCGACGGCCCCGGCCGGGTGCGCGTGCTGGTGCACGCCGCGAACCGGGCGCGCGCCCTGACCAGGCTGCGCAACCTCGGACTCCGGGCGGTCTATCTGCGCGGCAACGCCGCCCCGCCGTCCCCGGACGAGATCACGGCGGTCCTGCACCACCCGGACGGCCTCATATGGCGCACGGCCCCCGACCAGGGGGTCGCCACCGGGCCGGACCTGGTCCAAGAGCTGTGGCGGCCCATACGGGCGCTGCTCGGACGCCCGGCGGCCCGGGCCTGAGCGGCCGGGAGGGTGCGCGGCGCTACTGGACGACCGGCTTGCCGGTCAGCTCCACGCCCGCCTCGCGCATCTCCTCCAGCGCCCGCTCGGTGCTCTCGCCGCTCACCCCGGCGGTGAGGTCCAGCAGCACCTGCGTACGGAATCCCTCCCGCACGGCGTCCAGGGCGGTGGCCCGTACGCAGTGGTCGGTGGCGATGCCGACGACGTCGACCTCGTCGATCTCCCGGGAGCGCAGCCAGTCGGCGAGCGGGACCCCGTTCTCGTCCCGGCCCTCGAAGCCGCTGTAGGCCGCCGTGTACGCCCCCTTGTCGAAGACGGCGTCGATCGCGCCGGAGGCGACGGCCGGGGCGAAGTTCGGGTGGAAGCCGACGCCCTCCGTGCCGGCGACGCAGTGCGCGGGCCAGGAGTGGACGTAGTCGGGGTCGTCCGCGAAGTGGCCGCCGGGGGCGATGTGGTGGTCCCGGGTGGCCACCACGTGCCGGTAGCCGGCGGGCGCCTGCCCGATCAGCTCGGTGATGGCGGCGGCCACGTCGGCACCGCCGGCCACCGGGAGGCTGCCCCCCTCGCAGAAGTCGTTCTGCACGTCTACGACGATCAAGGCGCGGCGCATGGTCGGTGTCCTTCGACTATG
It contains:
- a CDS encoding RDD family protein gives rise to the protein MSSAPPPGSGQQPPDDDPFRKQPPPPGPGGPGSGSPYDTPYGGGDRPPPYPGGPEGGGGPYGGGGPYGGGGGDPYGGGPPGDPLAGMPPLADSGKRTLARIVDMILVGAVVWLLSWGLNVDAYRVDDEQAGVGMSFGQSLIAAVLYIAYDTFMTARTGQTLGKKWLGLRVANLDDGATPSVQTSMLRAAVLWVPFAFCCACVWTIVSGGWSFFDKPYKQGLHDKAAKTVVVSTR
- a CDS encoding immune inhibitor A domain-containing protein, with translation MTSRPRTFRAAATAVVLAAATATLTAAPVAQADPAARPAAVDRQDPHPAEGMESHDLDGPLSKTQEAQRQEALDQVISGKAAVREREGSKVVQLKGGKGAGKYVELGREKTDRIFTILVEFGDRTDSRYGGGPGPLHNQIAAPDRTGDNSTAWQADYDREHYEDLYFGTGDGVESVKKYYEKQSSGRYSVEGEVSDWVKVPYNEARYGNNACGSTNCPSVWNVVSDGLTAWVAQQKAAGRTDADIKADVAKFDEWDRYDFDGDGDFNEPDGYIDHFQIVHAGEDESAGGGAQGEDAIWAHRWYAFGTDAGATGPAQNKLGGAQIGDTGVWVGDYTIQPENGGLGVFAHEYGHDLGLPDHYDTAGGDNSTGFWTLMSAGSWLGTGRDEIGDLPGDMTAWDKLQLGWLDYDTARAATPSRHKLGVAEYNTKDKQALVVELPDKAVTTEIVTPAQGRTQWWSGSGDNLKNTLTRSVDLTGRTSAALSLDGWYDIEANYDYLYAEVSTDGGAVWTALDGTADGEALPRDGSGKPALTGSTGTHRKLVYPLDAYAGKKIDLRFRYQTDGGVALKGFAADRITVTADGGTLFADDAESADAAWTASGFSRVGASFTKDYAQYYIAENRQYVSYDKTLKTGPYNFGFASRPDWVEHYPYQNGLLIWKWDTSQADNNTSVHPGTGLVLPVDSHPEALRWSDGTLMRNRVQTYDSPFSLSRTDGITLHRADVATRVPSSKGVPVFDDHVNDYYDESNPTGGVRVTDTNTKIKIVKEARNGSTISLEVGPAVK
- a CDS encoding nicotinamidase; this translates as MRRALIVVDVQNDFCEGGSLPVAGGADVAAAITELIGQAPAGYRHVVATRDHHIAPGGHFADDPDYVHSWPAHCVAGTEGVGFHPNFAPAVASGAIDAVFDKGAYTAAYSGFEGRDENGVPLADWLRSREIDEVDVVGIATDHCVRATALDAVREGFRTQVLLDLTAGVSGESTERALEEMREAGVELTGKPVVQ